From Streptomyces yatensis, one genomic window encodes:
- a CDS encoding NYN domain-containing protein, translating into MSEAMPPGQPDLASIVTGIERTNELLQRVLAEVATTPSTHAIFVDAGYVYAAAGRLVAGTEDRRAFELDAEGLIEAFIDKARTIFPDSRLLRVYWFDGARRRIHTPEQQSIAELPDVKVRLGNLNANNQQKGVDSLIRSDLESLARHRAIGDAVLIGGDEDLVSAVEAAQGYGARVHLWGIEALDGRNQAEPLLWEVDSQRTFDLDFCKPYVTRRATGYELNGDSPLCGPAPTRDEVRFVGAQIAAQWLSARGRETLAELLPGHPYLPGSVDQELLIDAEGLLRLSLRAHADLRRALRDGFWEHLQAQY; encoded by the coding sequence ATGAGTGAAGCGATGCCTCCGGGCCAACCAGACCTCGCCTCGATCGTCACGGGCATCGAGCGCACCAACGAGCTGCTGCAGCGCGTGCTCGCCGAGGTCGCGACCACGCCCTCGACGCACGCGATCTTCGTGGACGCGGGGTATGTCTACGCGGCCGCCGGCCGGCTCGTCGCGGGCACGGAGGACCGCCGCGCGTTCGAGCTGGACGCCGAGGGGCTCATCGAGGCGTTCATCGACAAGGCGCGCACGATCTTCCCGGACAGCAGGCTGCTGCGCGTCTACTGGTTCGACGGCGCCCGGCGCCGGATCCACACCCCGGAGCAGCAGAGCATCGCGGAGCTGCCCGACGTCAAGGTCCGGCTCGGCAACCTCAACGCCAACAACCAGCAGAAGGGCGTCGACTCGCTCATCCGCTCCGACCTGGAATCTCTCGCCCGCCACCGCGCCATCGGCGACGCCGTGCTGATCGGCGGCGACGAGGACCTGGTCTCCGCCGTCGAGGCGGCCCAGGGCTACGGGGCACGCGTGCATCTGTGGGGCATCGAGGCCCTGGACGGGCGCAACCAGGCCGAGCCGCTGCTGTGGGAGGTCGACAGCCAGCGCACCTTCGACCTCGACTTCTGCAAGCCGTACGTCACCCGGCGGGCCACCGGCTACGAGCTGAACGGCGACTCGCCGCTGTGCGGGCCCGCCCCGACCCGGGACGAGGTGCGCTTCGTGGGGGCGCAGATCGCCGCCCAGTGGCTGTCCGCACGCGGCCGCGAGACGCTCGCGGAGCTGCTGCCGGGCCATCCGTATCTGCCCGGCTCCGTGGACCAGGAGCTGCTGATCGACGCGGAGGGGCTGCTGCGGCTCTCGCTGCGTGCCCACGCCGATCTGCGGCGCGCCCTGCGGGATGGCTTCTGGGAGCATCTGCAGGCGCAGTACTGA
- a CDS encoding alpha/beta fold hydrolase gives MSRPPFLTLPAGARAYRLRTARGEFAVHDARPASAARGTVLLVPGFTGSKEDFIALLEPLSSAGFRVVAIDGRGQHESPGPRKEAAYAQDELAQDLLAQATALSAATEDPVHLLGHSLGGLIARAAVLRDPGAFASLTIMSSGPAAISAPQCARIKLLIDALTVMDMESVWQAMRELDPPEAADAATPPGVAEFLHQRWLGTVPEQLIVTGRQLSDEPDRVDELAALRLRTHVISGESDYAWPVPLIDEMAKRLAARRTVIEGAGHSPNTERAHPTADALVSFWRDAG, from the coding sequence ATGAGCAGGCCGCCCTTTCTCACACTGCCCGCGGGCGCCCGTGCGTACCGCCTCCGGACCGCGCGCGGGGAGTTCGCCGTCCATGACGCGCGGCCCGCCTCGGCCGCGCGCGGGACCGTCCTGCTGGTCCCGGGGTTCACCGGGAGCAAGGAGGACTTCATCGCGCTGCTGGAGCCGCTCTCCTCGGCCGGCTTCCGGGTCGTCGCCATCGACGGGCGGGGGCAGCACGAGAGTCCTGGCCCCCGTAAGGAGGCCGCGTACGCCCAGGACGAGCTGGCCCAGGACCTGCTCGCGCAGGCCACCGCCCTGAGCGCGGCGACCGAGGACCCGGTCCATCTGCTCGGGCATTCGCTCGGCGGGCTGATCGCGCGGGCGGCCGTACTGCGCGACCCTGGGGCGTTCGCCTCACTGACGATCATGAGTTCCGGCCCGGCGGCCATCTCCGCCCCGCAGTGTGCCCGGATCAAGCTGCTGATCGACGCGCTGACCGTGATGGACATGGAGTCCGTATGGCAGGCGATGCGCGAGCTGGATCCGCCCGAGGCGGCCGACGCGGCGACACCGCCCGGGGTGGCGGAGTTCCTGCATCAGCGCTGGCTCGGGACCGTACCGGAGCAGCTGATCGTCACGGGGCGGCAGCTGTCCGATGAGCCGGACCGGGTCGATGAGCTGGCGGCGCTGCGGCTGCGTACCCATGTGATCTCCGGCGAGTCGGACTACGCCTGGCCGGTGCCGCTGATCGACGAGATGGCCAAGCGGCTGGCCGCCCGCCGGACCGTGATCGAGGGCGCCGGACACTCCCCCAATACCGAGCGGGCCCATCCCACCGCCGACGCGCTGGTCTCCTTCTGGCGCGACGCGGGCTGA
- a CDS encoding DEAD/DEAH box helicase: protein MTLPVALSGTDVIGQAKTGTGKTLGFGLPLLERVVVSADVEAGRAKPEQLTDAPQALVVVPTRELCQQVTNDLLTAGKVRAVRVLSIYGGRAYEPQVEALKKGVDVVVGTPGRLLDLAGQKKLRLSSVKALVLDEADEMLDLGFLPDVEKIIQLLPAKRQTMLFSATMPGQVISLARRYMSQPTHIRATAPDDEGATVANITQHVFRAHSLDKPEVVARVLQAEGRGLAMIFCRTKRTAADIADQLARRGFASGAVHGDLGQGAREQALRAFRNGKVDVLVCTDVAARGIDVEGVTHVINYQSPEDEKTYLHRIGRTGRAGASGIAITLVDWDDIPRWQLINKALDLAFHEPEETYSTSEHLFELLNIPEGTTGVLPRGERTRAGLAAEEIEDLGETGGRGGRGRRAAAPATEERPPRNRRVRRRTRGGLSTDGTGAPEGAAAAESAADTAEGATEPRRPRRRRRTRGGAATAHPEAATAAVDTAEAAQPEAEPTEAAEAAAKPRRRRTRGAARTAEAATAAVETAEGTEGATQESAGAVAVEPAPTAVTTVEATEAAVEAPTKPRRRTRAKATEAAQAAVETAEGTTDAVKAVETVEALPEAVEAPAKPRRRTRAKAAEAAQTAVETAEGTAEAATPRRRTRAATKADTADAQPETEATEAPAKPRRTRAKATKAAEAAVDTAEGTAEATDAAEAAKPRRRTRAKAAEAAQTAVETAEGTAEAATPRRRTRATAKADTADAQPETEATEAPAKPRRTRAKATKADTAAPAADEAEAAPAKPRRRTRAKAAEAVEAAAEG from the coding sequence ATGACGCTTCCGGTTGCCCTCTCCGGCACCGACGTCATCGGCCAGGCGAAGACCGGCACCGGCAAGACGCTGGGCTTCGGCCTGCCCCTGCTGGAGCGCGTTGTCGTCTCCGCGGACGTCGAGGCGGGCCGGGCCAAGCCCGAGCAGCTGACCGACGCCCCGCAGGCGCTCGTGGTCGTCCCCACCCGCGAGCTGTGCCAGCAGGTGACCAACGACCTTCTGACCGCCGGTAAGGTCCGCGCGGTCCGCGTCCTGTCGATCTACGGCGGCCGCGCCTACGAACCGCAGGTCGAGGCCCTGAAGAAGGGCGTCGACGTGGTCGTCGGCACCCCGGGCCGGCTGCTGGACCTGGCGGGCCAGAAGAAGCTGCGGCTCTCCTCCGTCAAGGCGCTCGTCCTGGACGAGGCCGATGAAATGCTCGACCTGGGCTTCCTGCCCGACGTCGAGAAGATCATCCAGCTGCTGCCCGCCAAACGCCAGACGATGCTCTTCTCGGCCACCATGCCGGGCCAGGTCATCTCGCTGGCCCGGCGCTACATGTCGCAGCCCACGCACATCCGGGCCACCGCGCCGGACGACGAGGGCGCGACCGTGGCCAACATCACCCAGCATGTCTTCCGCGCCCACTCCCTGGACAAGCCGGAGGTCGTGGCGCGGGTCCTGCAGGCCGAGGGCCGCGGCCTCGCGATGATCTTCTGCCGTACGAAGCGGACCGCCGCCGACATCGCCGATCAGCTCGCGCGCCGAGGCTTCGCCTCCGGCGCGGTCCACGGCGACCTCGGCCAGGGAGCGCGCGAGCAGGCTCTGCGCGCCTTCCGCAACGGCAAGGTCGACGTGCTGGTGTGCACCGACGTCGCCGCGCGCGGCATCGACGTCGAGGGCGTCACGCATGTGATCAATTACCAGTCGCCCGAGGACGAGAAGACCTATCTGCACCGCATCGGCCGTACGGGCCGCGCGGGCGCCTCGGGTATCGCGATCACGCTCGTCGACTGGGACGACATCCCGCGCTGGCAGCTGATCAACAAGGCGCTGGACCTGGCGTTCCACGAGCCGGAGGAGACCTACTCCACCTCCGAGCACCTCTTCGAGCTGCTGAACATCCCCGAGGGCACCACCGGTGTGCTCCCGCGGGGTGAGCGCACCCGTGCGGGGCTCGCCGCCGAGGAGATCGAGGACCTGGGCGAGACCGGAGGCCGGGGTGGCCGCGGCCGCCGGGCCGCCGCCCCGGCCACCGAGGAGCGCCCCCCGCGCAACCGCCGGGTGCGCCGCCGCACCCGTGGCGGTCTGTCCACGGACGGCACGGGCGCCCCTGAGGGCGCGGCGGCGGCCGAGTCCGCCGCCGACACCGCCGAGGGTGCCACCGAGCCCCGTCGGCCCCGCCGACGCCGCCGTACGCGCGGCGGTGCGGCGACGGCCCACCCCGAGGCGGCCACGGCCGCCGTCGACACCGCGGAGGCGGCCCAGCCGGAGGCGGAGCCCACCGAGGCCGCCGAGGCCGCCGCGAAGCCGCGCCGCCGCCGCACCCGGGGCGCCGCCAGGACCGCCGAGGCGGCCACGGCGGCCGTCGAGACGGCCGAGGGCACCGAGGGCGCCACACAGGAGTCCGCGGGCGCCGTCGCCGTCGAGCCGGCACCGACCGCGGTGACGACGGTGGAGGCCACGGAGGCTGCCGTAGAGGCACCCACCAAGCCGCGCCGCCGCACCCGCGCCAAGGCCACCGAGGCGGCCCAGGCCGCCGTGGAAACGGCCGAGGGCACGACGGACGCGGTGAAGGCCGTCGAGACCGTCGAGGCACTGCCGGAGGCCGTGGAGGCCCCCGCCAAGCCGCGGCGCCGTACGCGCGCCAAGGCCGCGGAGGCCGCGCAGACGGCAGTGGAGACGGCCGAGGGCACCGCCGAGGCGGCCACGCCCCGGCGCCGCACCCGCGCCGCCACCAAGGCCGACACCGCCGACGCACAGCCGGAGACGGAGGCCACCGAGGCCCCCGCCAAGCCGCGGCGCACCCGCGCCAAGGCCACGAAGGCCGCGGAGGCCGCTGTCGACACGGCCGAAGGCACCGCCGAGGCCACCGACGCCGCCGAAGCCGCCAAGCCGCGGCGCCGTACGCGCGCCAAGGCCGCGGAGGCCGCGCAGACGGCAGTGGAGACGGCCGAGGGCACCGCCGAGGCGGCCACGCCCCGGCGCCGCACCCGCGCCACCGCCAAGGCCGACACCGCCGACGCACAGCCGGAGACGGAGGCCACCGAGGCCCCCGCCAAGCCGCGCCGGACCCGCGCCAAGGCCACGAAGGCCGACACGGCGGCACCGGCGGCGGACGAGGCCGAGGCCGCGCCCGCCAAGCCCCGGCGCCGGACCCGCGCCAAGGCTGCCGAGGCCGTCGAGGCCGCGGCCGAGGGCTGA